DNA sequence from the Teretinema zuelzerae genome:
CCGGTGCCGAGAAAAAACGGCGGTCCGACCTCGGTCACCGGCAGCTGGATGCTCGGCATATCGAATATGTCCTCGAATAAATTCATCAGCTTCGAGTTTCTGAAATCCGCGCTCTCGCCCCGGGCGCAAACTCTATCCTGCACCCTCCGCGGAGACATCCCGGTTCGAAGGGACGTCGAAGCCTCGGAGTCCTGGAGGGAGAACAACTGGTACGCCGGCAAAATGTCGGACTATCTCTATTTTTCCCGCTTCCGCCCCGAAGGACCCGAATACCCGCAAGTATCCCGGCTGATCGGAATAGCCGTGGAGTCTGCGGTAACGGGCACAAAGAGTCCGGAATCGATCGTCTCTGAATTCGCGGCAGGCATGGAGAAAATAATCCCTGAACACAACCGCCTTAAAAAGGCCGTCGAATGAAACGCCGCGGAAAAGCTCTCCTTTCGTTTCTATTGATGGGTCCATCCCTCCTGCTGCTCGCTTTCTTCTTCCTTTTCCCGACTCTCGGCTCGGTTCTCATTTCTCTTACCGATAGAAAACTCGTCGGACAGAATGCTGCCGAAATTTCCTTTGTCGGTCTGAACAATTACCTCCATCTATTTGCCGACTCCAACCTTCCCCGGGTTCTAGCGAACACGTCAATCCTGATTCTCTCCGCGGTCGCAATTCAACAGGCGCTCGGATACTTCATCTCGCGGCTGCTTAAAGACAAGGCTCCGCGCTTCCGGAGAATCGTGCACGGAAGCCTCTACGCGGGGCTTCTCATGCCGGAGGCCGCGACAGCCTTCATTTTCTTTCTTCTTTTTTCCTTCAACGGCGAATTAAATCGGCTGATCGCGGCCGCAGGAGGCATTCCCCGGGTATGGCTTGCCGATCGTCCCTTGCTCATCGTCTGCATCGCCCTGATATGGAGCGGCACTGCATACTCGGTCATCACCTTCGAGAACGCCCTTGATTCGCTGAACGAATCCGTCTCGGACTCGGCGCGTTGCGACGGAGCCGGATTGATCAGGCTTCACTTCGGAATACTGATTCCCGCAATCCGGCGAACGATACTGGCGAACACGACCATCCTCGCCCTTAACGGGCTCGGAGCGTTCGGCCTTATTTTCATGCTCACCGGCGGGGGGCCGCTGTACCGGTCTACAACCCTTTCCGTTCTCGTCTTCCGCAACGCCGTTTCGGGTTCGGATGTAGGCTACGGTCTTGCGCTTTCGTTTCTGCTCTTTCTCATCAGTCTGTCGCTCGGCTCCCTCCAGGCAGCCCTGCTCCGGTCGTCTTCGGAGAACGAATCATGACTGCAAGACAAAAAGCCTTCATGAGAAAACTCAAGAAAAGCGCTGAATATACGCTGCTCGCCGCGATCGCGTTCGCATTCATTCTTCCCGTTGCGCTCCTGCTCTTCCGCGCCTTCGGTCTGACGGGAGCGGAGGAGCGAGGGGCCTTCTTTCTCGACGTCCTGCAAAAGCCCCGGAACAGAAAAGCCTTCGCCATCGGACTATTCATCAGCTTCTGGGCCGCCGCAGTCTCCTCGGCCGCATCAGCCTCGGCGGGAATGTCCCTGTTCCTTGGAAAACCGCGTCAATCGGACCGCTTTCTATCGGCGATAATGCGGGTCTGCGGATTGCCCTACTGCACGCTTGCCATTCCGCTCTACTTTCTGCTCTTCCATTTCCGTCTCCTTGATTCGCTGTTCATAACGGTACTCTTTCTCGCGGCGGCTCATATTCCCGAAACAATCAGAGTATATGCACAGTTCATCCTGGCGCTTCCCAAAGAACAGATCGAACAATCCAGGATGGACGGAGCCGGCTTCGGCGTATTCTTTGTACGAATCTTGCTGCCTCAAATGATTCCAGTCCTCACAGGCACTTTCATCACAACATTCATTAACTCCTGGGGCAATT
Encoded proteins:
- a CDS encoding ABC transporter permease subunit, which encodes MTARQKAFMRKLKKSAEYTLLAAIAFAFILPVALLLFRAFGLTGAEERGAFFLDVLQKPRNRKAFAIGLFISFWAAAVSSAASASAGMSLFLGKPRQSDRFLSAIMRVCGLPYCTLAIPLYFLLFHFRLLDSLFITVLFLAAAHIPETIRVYAQFILALPKEQIEQSRMDGAGFGVFFVRILLPQMIPVLTGTFITTFINSWGNFIVPFILLSSSGKLPAALAFFQSFSAGDPALTGYLSAYAVLYWLPAIALYLVLRLGMSRLFVVQRLRN
- a CDS encoding carbohydrate ABC transporter permease, with protein sequence MKRRGKALLSFLLMGPSLLLLAFFFLFPTLGSVLISLTDRKLVGQNAAEISFVGLNNYLHLFADSNLPRVLANTSILILSAVAIQQALGYFISRLLKDKAPRFRRIVHGSLYAGLLMPEAATAFIFFLLFSFNGELNRLIAAAGGIPRVWLADRPLLIVCIALIWSGTAYSVITFENALDSLNESVSDSARCDGAGLIRLHFGILIPAIRRTILANTTILALNGLGAFGLIFMLTGGGPLYRSTTLSVLVFRNAVSGSDVGYGLALSFLLFLISLSLGSLQAALLRSSSENES